The genomic window CAGATGTTTTCGGCAAACGGTAGTCCCATTAATGGCAATATTCCCATTGATACTAGCTTGGATCAGGGTCAGAATGACCCTGTTGTCGCCATCCATGAGGACGGCAGCTTTGTAGTGGCATGGGAAGAACGACTTACCCCATCCGGTTCTGAGATTCATGCCCGCCGTTATGGCACAAATGGCAACCCCCTCGGATCCCCATTTCGTGTCAATACGGATAGTCAAACCGGAACCTATAATCCTGCGATCGCCACAACGCCAGATGGAGGATTTCTTGTGGCATGGGAAGGCAGCGATAACAACGATATTTTCGTGCGGCGGTTTGACGATAACGGTGTACCTCAGACAGGTGAGATTCTAGTCAATACCTTCATCCCGAATGCTCAGAACAGCCCTGCGATCGCCGTCGATAATTTTGGGAATTTCGTCGTTGTTTGGGATAGTGAAGACCAGGATCAGAGCGAGGAAGGCATTTATGCACGAAGGTTCCAGGCTGATGGCACACCCCTGAGCGAAGAACTCCTCGTCAACACCACCACCTTAGACAGCCAGTACAATCCAGATATTGCCATGCGGCCCAACGGCGACTTCGTGGTCACCTGGACAGGCGATAGTAACAATGGATCAGATATCTATGCTCAGCAGTTTCAGATTGCTTCCCAGGTAACGTTTGAGCAAGCTGCCGTACACGTGCAGGAAGGGCGACAGGCGGTTTTTACTCTGAATCGGTTGAACGATTTGCAACTCACGTCCCGGGTACAGGTGAATGTGGCGGGTGGTTCTGCGACCGCAGGCGTTGACTATACCTTTACCCCCCAAACCATTACCTTTAATCCAGGCGAAACCCAAAAAACCATCACCATCCCTATCCTGCGAGACGCTTTCACAGAAGGCAGAGAAACCATTCAATTCAGTATCACAGGGGGCGATCGCGCTTCCCTTGGCAATACCAACACAGCCACCATCACCATCCTTGATGATGAAACGATCACAGGCACCAACCGCCGCGACATCCTCACCGGAACCGCTCAAAACGAAATGCTCGTGGGCTTGCGCGGTAACGACACCCTGCGAGGGGGGCGCGGCAACGACACCCTGATTGGGGTTGATCCCAATGCAGCTTATCCGGGCAGAGGGGAGATTGATCGACTCTTGGGTGGCCCCGGACGCGACGTCATGGTGTTGGGCGATGAAACACGCGCCTTTTATGACGATGGTCAAGCCCGTGGGCGCGGACTCCAAGACTATGCCTTGATTCGCGGCTTCAATCCTGATCAAGACAAAATTCAGTTGAGCGGCAGCCGCGAACGTTATGTGCTGGGAAGCGTTCCCAATATGGTGGGGACAGGGATTTTTAGGCGAGACGACGGAACCCGAGAACTGATCGGCGTTGTCCAGGGAAGTGGTGCACTGAATCTCAACAGCAACACCTTCCAATTTGTCGAGCCAGTTTAGCCTCAACCCAGCTTTGCCGAGGGTGCTTGCAGAATAAGTGCTCTCGGCTGACCCAATTTTTTGATATGTCAATCCAAACTCTTTATCAATCCCATGCAAACCGTCCTGAAATCCCTTAAACTGCTGACCTGGGCGATCGCCCCCATCCTGCTTTTAATAAGCCCGCCGGCGATCGCCCAATCCACTATCGAAACCGCTACCGAAACGGGGCGTTCCTTTTCCTGGACTGTAGTGCCCGATGCGATGGGCTATACCCAGCTTGGCAATCCCCATAGCCCGATGGAACCCTGGTATGTCAACACCGATCCAATTATTCGACGAGGGGATCTGGTCACCTTTGAAGCGGCTAGCCCTACCGCAGAATATGTGCAGTTTTTTGGCAATTGCCAGACCTGGCAAATTACCCCGCAATATATTGGGGAGTTTCTTAACAACAACAGTATTCACTATCAATTCGCCCAATTGGATTGGCAATATGCAACCGGGTGGCGTTCAGCATTACTAGATGCCGCCT from Candidatus Obscuribacterales bacterium includes these protein-coding regions:
- a CDS encoding Calx-beta domain-containing protein codes for the protein QMFSANGSPINGNIPIDTSLDQGQNDPVVAIHEDGSFVVAWEERLTPSGSEIHARRYGTNGNPLGSPFRVNTDSQTGTYNPAIATTPDGGFLVAWEGSDNNDIFVRRFDDNGVPQTGEILVNTFIPNAQNSPAIAVDNFGNFVVVWDSEDQDQSEEGIYARRFQADGTPLSEELLVNTTTLDSQYNPDIAMRPNGDFVVTWTGDSNNGSDIYAQQFQIASQVTFEQAAVHVQEGRQAVFTLNRLNDLQLTSRVQVNVAGGSATAGVDYTFTPQTITFNPGETQKTITIPILRDAFTEGRETIQFSITGGDRASLGNTNTATITILDDETITGTNRRDILTGTAQNEMLVGLRGNDTLRGGRGNDTLIGVDPNAAYPGRGEIDRLLGGPGRDVMVLGDETRAFYDDGQARGRGLQDYALIRGFNPDQDKIQLSGSRERYVLGSVPNMVGTGIFRRDDGTRELIGVVQGSGALNLNSNTFQFVEPV